A section of the Solitalea canadensis DSM 3403 genome encodes:
- a CDS encoding LytR/AlgR family response regulator transcription factor, whose amino-acid sequence MKDNINVMIVEDEAILAMDLEEKLLLEGFTIAGVADNADEALSIFKNNAVDLLLMDVSIKGDCDGIETIKRILSMREVPFIYLTAFTDAATIERAKETFPSAYLVKPFQIANLRIAIEMALNNFAVRKEVDSTPVFTLQGKEKEQSGKESILHFNGHVFIKQNYRFLKIKLEDIYYLEAENNYTNIYTVDKQYSLRLSLNAILEKLEMPGLIRVHRSYAVNLDHLTTFNDVFLNIGKNEVPLGRNYKDEFFKCFDFR is encoded by the coding sequence ATGAAAGACAATATTAATGTAATGATAGTGGAAGACGAGGCCATTCTTGCGATGGATTTGGAAGAGAAACTATTGTTGGAGGGCTTTACAATTGCCGGAGTTGCCGATAATGCAGATGAAGCATTATCAATATTCAAAAATAATGCGGTTGACCTTTTATTAATGGATGTGAGTATTAAAGGTGATTGTGACGGCATCGAAACAATAAAGAGAATTTTATCAATGCGAGAAGTTCCGTTTATTTATTTAACTGCATTTACGGATGCAGCGACTATTGAGCGAGCTAAGGAAACCTTCCCATCAGCCTATTTGGTAAAACCTTTTCAAATTGCAAACCTGAGAATAGCAATTGAGATGGCTCTCAATAATTTTGCAGTTCGGAAAGAGGTGGATTCAACTCCTGTTTTTACGCTGCAAGGCAAAGAAAAGGAGCAGAGCGGGAAAGAATCTATCTTGCATTTTAATGGACATGTTTTTATTAAACAGAATTATCGTTTTTTAAAGATTAAACTCGAAGACATATACTATCTGGAAGCTGAAAATAACTACACCAATATATATACTGTCGATAAGCAATATTCGCTTCGTTTATCATTAAATGCTATTCTTGAGAAACTTGAAATGCCCGGACTTATTCGTGTCCATCGATCCTATGCAGTAAATCTCGATCATTTAACCACATTTAATGATGTCTTCTTAAATATTGGGAAAAATGAGGTTCCATTAGGTAGAAATTATAAAGATGAATTTTTCAAATGTTTTGATTTTCGTTAA